The Arthrobacter zhaoxinii sequence CTGGGACCCGGCAGTGCCCGTGGCCACCTACGCCACCATGGTCAATGACCTGAACGCCGGGGGAAGCGCACTGCTGCCCACGCACCTGGTCACGGCGGTCACCGTCCGGCCCACGCACCGGCGCCGGGGCATCCTGCGGCGGATGATTACCGCGGACCTCGCCCGGGCCAAGGACTCCGGTCTGGCGCTGGCGGCTCTCACCGCGTCCGAGGCAACCATTTACGGGCGCTTCGGGTTCGGCGCCGCTACCTCCACCGCCGGCGTCGAGCTGGAGACCCGCGGCGGCCTGGAGTTCACTGCGCCGCCGCGCGGCAGCATCGCGATTGCCGACGGCGACAAGCTCCGGGGGCTGGTGCCTGACATCTTCCGGGCCCACCTGGAACGTACCTTCGGCGCCCTGGGCCGGCAGCATGCGTACGCCATGCGTGCTGCCGGGAAGTGGAACGGGGAAAACACGGACCCGGACCTGGCTGTACGCGGTGTTCTCCGGTACAACGCAGACGGCGTCCCGGACGGCTACGCGGCCTACAAGTCCCTGGGCTGGCAGCACCGCCCGCACACAGTGAAGATCACTGACCTGGTGGCGGCCAGCGACGAGGCGTACCGCGAACTGTGGCGCTACCTCGGCTCGATTGACCTGGTGGACCGGCTGACTTTCAGCGAAGCGCCCGTGGAGGATCCGCTGCCCTGGATGCTTGCGGACCGGCGGCGCTACAAGGTGAAGGACGTCGAGGACGTCCTGTGGCTGCGGATCCTGGATCCCGCGGCCGCCCTTGCGGCCCGCGGCTACTTCGGCGACGGCACGGTGGTGCTCGACGTCGATGATCCGATGGGGCTGGCAGCGGGAACCTTCCTGCTCGAAGTACGCGGCGGCGTCGGGACCGTCCGCGCGGCCGGACCCGGCGGGCACACGGACACCCCGCGGGTGGAACTGGGCGCGGCCGCCCTGGGGTCCCTTTACCTGGGGGCCGTCAGCGCGCGGACACTGGCGGCTGCCGGGGGAGTGCGGGCCGGGGAGGAA is a genomic window containing:
- a CDS encoding GNAT family N-acetyltransferase, translated to MGTDRSTDGSTDGLRFESFPAGYDAADPAKADERTARWFDAVNLGFHEDRTKEERLPAQVDGYLRDGRVLTAVYDDRLPEYAWDPAVPVATYATMVNDLNAGGSALLPTHLVTAVTVRPTHRRRGILRRMITADLARAKDSGLALAALTASEATIYGRFGFGAATSTAGVELETRGGLEFTAPPRGSIAIADGDKLRGLVPDIFRAHLERTFGALGRQHAYAMRAAGKWNGENTDPDLAVRGVLRYNADGVPDGYAAYKSLGWQHRPHTVKITDLVAASDEAYRELWRYLGSIDLVDRLTFSEAPVEDPLPWMLADRRRYKVKDVEDVLWLRILDPAAALAARGYFGDGTVVLDVDDPMGLAAGTFLLEVRGGVGTVRAAGPGGHTDTPRVELGAAALGSLYLGAVSARTLAAAGGVRAGEEALAVLDELFTAGPAPYCSTHF